The genomic region CACATCTCTTTTAACTTGCAATCGTGTATGTGCAGGATAAAGCTGAACTTATTGAAGGGAAGGTGGATTGGAGAGGAAAAACAGCACAGAAAGATAAACATGGTGGATCTCGTGCTTCTTTACTCATTTTAGGTAATGCATGGCTGTGTAAAATTTGGAAAGCTAATACACATCAGTAACTTGAATGCCCTTCTCGGTACAAAAATGCAACAAATACTAACAATTTTGTGACTCTGGTTTTCGTTTATGCACTTGAAGGGGCGTTTACTTTCGAGAACATGGCAACGATGGCTTTGGCAGTTAATCTAGTGACATACTTTACTGAGGTGATGCACTTCAACATAGCCGATGCAGCGAACCAATTGACAAATTACATGGGCACTAGCT from Sesamum indicum cultivar Zhongzhi No. 13 unplaced genomic scaffold, S_indicum_v1.0 scaffold01694, whole genome shotgun sequence harbors:
- the LOC110011498 gene encoding protein NRT1/ PTR FAMILY 4.4-like, whose product is MDKAELIEGKVDWRGKTAQKDKHGGSRASLLILGAFTFENMATMALAVNLVTYFTEVMHFNIADAANQLTNYMGTSYILTILMAFLADTYIGRFKTVLVATCIEALGLGLLALQAHYRHLKPPLCNIYDPNSK